The Nocardioides panzhihuensis genome has a segment encoding these proteins:
- a CDS encoding SCO4848 family membrane protein: MKLEKTDGALLLVIGIWTIAIWTNFGRNLVKTAKDPEQTRPKPYYIAHAVLVVVDVLLGGLLIKLGVQRLLTRG; encoded by the coding sequence ATGAAGCTCGAGAAGACTGACGGCGCGCTCCTCCTGGTGATCGGGATCTGGACGATCGCGATCTGGACCAACTTCGGCCGCAACCTCGTCAAGACCGCCAAGGACCCGGAGCAGACCCGTCCCAAGCCCTACTACATCGCCCACGCGGTGCTCGTGGTGGTCGACGTCCTCCTCGGTGGCCTGCTGATCAAGCTGGGCGTGCAGCGGCTGCTGACCAGGGGATAG
- a CDS encoding succinate dehydrogenase/fumarate reductase iron-sulfur subunit, whose translation MKLTLKIWRQANASDKGAIKTYELDGVSQDMSFLEMLDLLNEQLLHNDEEPVAFDSDCREGICGTCSLMINGEAHGPEVTTTCQLHMRSFKDGDTITIEPWRASSFPIVRDLIVDRSAFDRIIQNGGYISANTGSAPEANSVPAPRDKAMRAFNTATCIGCGACVAACPNGSASLFLGAKITHLGELPQGQPERYSRVQTMLAQHDAEGFGGCTNIGECASACPKEIPLDVISQLNKDLRNSMILG comes from the coding sequence ATGAAGCTGACGCTCAAGATCTGGCGGCAGGCCAACGCGTCCGACAAGGGTGCGATCAAGACGTACGAGCTGGACGGCGTCTCGCAGGACATGTCCTTCCTCGAGATGCTCGACCTGCTCAACGAGCAGCTCCTGCACAACGACGAGGAGCCGGTCGCGTTCGACTCCGACTGTCGCGAGGGCATCTGCGGCACGTGCTCGCTGATGATCAACGGCGAGGCGCACGGCCCGGAGGTCACCACGACCTGCCAGCTGCACATGCGCTCGTTCAAGGACGGCGACACGATCACCATCGAGCCGTGGCGCGCCTCGTCGTTCCCGATCGTCAGGGACCTGATCGTCGACCGCTCCGCGTTCGACCGGATCATCCAGAACGGCGGCTACATCTCGGCCAACACCGGCTCGGCCCCCGAGGCCAACTCGGTGCCGGCACCGCGCGACAAGGCCATGCGGGCGTTCAACACGGCCACCTGCATCGGCTGCGGCGCGTGCGTCGCCGCCTGCCCCAACGGCTCCGCCTCGCTGTTCCTCGGCGCGAAGATCACCCACCTCGGTGAGCTGCCGCAGGGCCAGCCGGAGCGCTACTCCCGCGTGCAGACCATGCTGGCCCAGCACGACGCCGAGGGCTTCGGTGGCTGCACCAACATCGGTGAGTGCGCCTCCGCCTGCCCCAAGGAGATCCCGCTCGACGTGATCTCGCAGCTCAACAAGGATCTGCGCAACTCGATGATCCTCGGCTGA
- a CDS encoding organic hydroperoxide resistance protein, producing MVVHMTPIYTASAVSTGDARNGHVQSTDGLIDADVRIPKEMGGAGGATNPEQLFAAGYAACFHSALKLVAGKAKVDMTDSEVVADVSIGDNGQGGFGLAVQLEVTIPGTDAETAQQLAEQAHQVCPYSNATRGNIEVELTVA from the coding sequence ATGGTTGTGCACATGACACCGATCTACACCGCTTCCGCAGTCAGCACCGGCGACGCCCGCAACGGCCATGTCCAGTCCACCGACGGCCTCATCGACGCCGACGTCCGCATCCCCAAGGAGATGGGTGGCGCCGGCGGCGCCACCAACCCCGAGCAGCTCTTCGCCGCTGGGTACGCCGCCTGCTTCCACTCCGCCCTCAAGCTGGTCGCCGGCAAGGCCAAGGTCGACATGACCGACTCCGAGGTCGTCGCCGACGTGAGCATCGGCGACAACGGCCAGGGCGGCTTCGGCCTCGCTGTCCAGCTCGAGGTGACCATCCCCGGCACCGATGCCGAGACCGCTCAGCAGCTCGCCGAGCAGGCCCACCAGGTCTGCCCCTACTCCAACGCCACCCGCGGCAACATCGAGGTCGAGCTCACCGTCGCCTGA
- a CDS encoding MarR family winged helix-turn-helix transcriptional regulator, with protein MNVSGRTYPQLALDLQLCFPLYAATRAVTKRYATLLEGTGLTYPQYLVMLVLWDGEEPLSVTSLGQRLRLDSGTLTPLLKRLEAAGQVRRERDPGDERRVLVSLTEDGRALEEQVSGVPQQLGASMGITRDEALALRDQLTELVDHLDTAESA; from the coding sequence ATGAATGTGTCCGGACGTACCTATCCGCAGCTCGCACTCGACCTGCAGCTCTGCTTTCCCCTGTACGCAGCGACCCGAGCCGTCACGAAGCGCTACGCGACGCTGCTCGAGGGGACGGGGCTCACCTATCCGCAGTATCTGGTGATGCTGGTGCTCTGGGATGGCGAGGAGCCGCTCTCGGTCACCTCCCTCGGCCAGCGCCTGCGGCTCGACTCCGGCACCCTGACGCCGCTGCTCAAGCGCCTCGAGGCCGCCGGTCAGGTGCGACGCGAACGCGACCCCGGCGACGAGCGTCGTGTGCTGGTCAGCCTGACCGAGGACGGCCGGGCTCTGGAGGAGCAGGTCTCCGGCGTCCCTCAGCAGCTCGGCGCATCGATGGGGATCACCCGTGACGAGGCGCTCGCGCTGCGCGACCAGCTCACCGAGCTGGTCGACCACCTCGACACGGCCGAGTCCGCCTGA